One stretch of Amycolatopsis tolypomycina DNA includes these proteins:
- a CDS encoding response regulator transcription factor — translation MTVRVLLVEDDAGVAGALAESLHARGHPVTSVGRGADALHHHRSADLVLLDLGLPDLDGLDVLRKIRAVSPVPVIVLTARGDERSVVRGLRLGADDYLTKPVRLAELLARMDAVVRRAVARATPAGDVVRVEDVEIDLGARRVLVAGHDIGLTTKEFEILAVLAARPGTAVSRQQLMDEVWGDAYLAVSRSLDVHLTGLRAKLDRPGLLTTIRGFGYRLGRD, via the coding sequence ATGACCGTGCGCGTGCTCCTCGTCGAAGACGACGCGGGTGTCGCCGGCGCGCTCGCCGAGTCGCTGCACGCGCGCGGTCATCCCGTCACCAGCGTCGGCCGCGGGGCCGACGCCCTGCACCACCACCGCAGCGCCGACCTCGTCCTGCTGGACCTGGGCCTGCCCGACCTCGACGGCCTCGACGTCCTCCGCAAGATCCGGGCCGTCTCGCCGGTCCCGGTCATCGTGCTGACCGCCCGCGGCGACGAACGCTCGGTCGTGCGCGGGCTGCGGCTCGGCGCCGACGACTACCTCACCAAGCCGGTGCGGCTGGCCGAGCTGCTGGCCCGGATGGACGCCGTCGTGCGGCGCGCGGTCGCCCGGGCCACCCCGGCCGGTGACGTCGTGCGCGTCGAGGACGTCGAGATCGACCTCGGCGCCCGCCGGGTGCTGGTCGCCGGGCACGACATCGGGCTCACCACCAAGGAATTCGAGATCCTGGCCGTGCTCGCCGCCCGCCCCGGCACCGCGGTCAGCCGCCAGCAGCTGATGGACGAGGTCTGGGGCGACGCCTACCTCGCGGTGTCGCGCTCGCTCGACGTCCACCTGACCGGCCTGCGCGCCAAGCTCGACCGGCCGGGCCTGCTCACCACGATCCGCGGCTTCGGCTACCGGCTCGGCCGGGACTGA
- a CDS encoding MFS transporter yields MTTRLNSPTPAAVSEKRVIGNVLRGSIGNLVEWYDWYAYAAFTTYFAKSFFPTTDTTAAFLGSAAVFAVGFLMRPLGGWMLGRFADRFGRRSALVLSVTLMAGGSLLIAVTPSYHTIGIAAPILLLTARLIQGLSVGGEYSTSATYLSEVATPGKRGFYSSFQYVTLYGGQLLALGLQLILQAILTEQQLTSWGWRIAFAVGTVAALTVMWLRRGMEESESYQREAADDKGERGTLRALIKYPKEIALVVGLTLGGTVGFYTFATYSQKFLENTAHIPRRQVTIVLFCAILVAAFLQPVFGRLSDRIGRRPLLLFFGIGGTLLTVPLMTVMGSTRNPVGAFFLVLAGLVIVAGYTSINAIVKAELFPTKIRAIGVGLPYALTVAIFGGTAELIAQALKSAGHETVFFWYVAGCVLVSLIVYGTMRETSKTSELEKR; encoded by the coding sequence ATGACAACCCGGCTCAACAGCCCCACCCCGGCCGCCGTCAGCGAGAAGCGCGTGATCGGCAACGTGCTGCGCGGCTCGATCGGCAACTTGGTCGAGTGGTACGACTGGTACGCCTACGCGGCGTTCACCACCTACTTCGCCAAGTCCTTCTTCCCCACCACCGACACCACGGCCGCCTTCCTCGGGTCCGCGGCCGTGTTCGCCGTCGGGTTCCTCATGCGGCCGCTGGGCGGGTGGATGCTCGGCCGGTTCGCCGACCGGTTCGGCCGCCGCAGCGCGCTGGTGCTCTCGGTGACGCTGATGGCGGGCGGCTCGCTGCTCATCGCCGTCACGCCGAGCTACCACACCATCGGGATCGCCGCGCCGATCCTGCTGCTCACCGCCCGGCTGATCCAGGGCCTGTCGGTCGGCGGCGAGTACTCCACCTCGGCGACCTACCTGTCCGAAGTGGCCACTCCCGGCAAGCGCGGCTTCTACTCCAGCTTCCAGTACGTGACGCTCTACGGCGGCCAGCTGCTGGCCCTGGGCCTGCAGCTGATCCTGCAGGCGATCCTCACCGAGCAGCAGCTGACGTCGTGGGGCTGGCGGATCGCGTTCGCCGTCGGCACCGTCGCCGCGCTCACCGTCATGTGGCTGCGGCGCGGCATGGAGGAATCCGAGAGCTACCAGCGCGAAGCCGCCGACGACAAGGGCGAACGCGGCACCCTGCGCGCGCTGATCAAGTACCCGAAGGAGATCGCGCTCGTCGTCGGGCTCACCCTGGGCGGCACCGTCGGCTTCTACACCTTCGCCACCTACAGCCAGAAGTTCCTGGAGAACACCGCGCACATCCCGCGCCGGCAGGTCACCATCGTGCTGTTCTGCGCGATCCTCGTCGCCGCCTTCCTGCAGCCGGTGTTCGGGCGGCTGTCCGACCGGATCGGCCGCCGCCCGCTGCTGCTGTTCTTCGGCATCGGCGGCACGCTGCTCACCGTCCCGCTCATGACCGTCATGGGCTCGACCCGCAACCCCGTCGGCGCGTTCTTCCTCGTGCTGGCCGGCCTGGTCATCGTCGCCGGGTACACCTCGATCAACGCCATCGTGAAGGCCGAGCTGTTCCCGACGAAGATCCGCGCCATCGGCGTCGGGCTGCCGTACGCGCTGACCGTGGCGATCTTCGGCGGCACCGCCGAGCTGATCGCCCAGGCGCTGAAGAGCGCCGGCCACGAAACGGTGTTCTTCTGGTACGTCGCGGGCTGTGTCCTGGTGTCGCTGATCGTCTACGGCACAATGCGGGAAACCTCCAAGACCTCCGAGCTGGAGAAGCGCTGA
- a CDS encoding sensor histidine kinase, whose translation MVTRIVPWVSGAVYGIVLLAGLYSALAGLGSANAARLAGFVAGIGALFVLDAVEWRVARLPVVFLGVRVVLFFAVAALDEPGLSRVLFVLVPFAAYLTFGCAAGLVLGGLCLAVLVGGFAVWVPGWYADTESVSDVLMFTTGLVLALAVADVAVRERRAASRVAELSAAAERNRLARDIHDSLGHHLTAVSIQLEKVAAFADRDPGVAGRALADARRSVGHALEDVRTSVGTLRAGTQSLVGALTELGVALDVHGEEPDIDPATVTTLYRAAQEAVTNARRHGEARHVRVSVTFGAATRLVVTDDGRGFDTGEPRSGYGLLSLRERAALVGGTVTVDSAPGTGTRVTVTVP comes from the coding sequence ATGGTGACGCGGATCGTGCCGTGGGTTTCCGGTGCCGTGTACGGGATCGTGCTGCTGGCCGGGCTGTACTCCGCGCTCGCCGGTCTCGGCTCGGCGAACGCGGCCCGGCTCGCCGGCTTCGTCGCCGGGATCGGGGCGTTGTTCGTGCTGGACGCCGTCGAGTGGCGGGTGGCCCGGCTGCCCGTCGTGTTCCTCGGCGTGCGGGTGGTGCTGTTCTTCGCGGTCGCCGCGCTCGACGAGCCGGGGCTGTCGCGGGTGCTGTTCGTGCTGGTGCCGTTCGCCGCGTACCTCACCTTCGGGTGCGCGGCCGGGCTCGTGCTCGGCGGGCTCTGCCTCGCGGTGCTCGTCGGCGGGTTCGCGGTGTGGGTGCCCGGCTGGTACGCCGACACCGAGTCCGTGTCCGACGTGCTCATGTTCACGACGGGACTGGTGCTGGCCCTCGCGGTGGCCGACGTCGCGGTCCGGGAGCGCCGGGCCGCGTCGCGGGTCGCGGAGCTCTCCGCCGCGGCCGAACGCAACCGGCTGGCCCGCGACATCCACGACAGCCTCGGCCACCACCTGACCGCCGTCTCCATCCAGCTGGAGAAGGTGGCCGCGTTCGCCGACCGGGACCCCGGCGTCGCCGGCCGGGCGCTGGCCGACGCGCGCCGCTCGGTGGGCCACGCGCTGGAGGACGTCCGGACCTCGGTCGGCACGCTGCGCGCCGGGACGCAGTCCCTGGTCGGCGCGCTCACCGAGCTGGGCGTGGCGCTCGACGTGCACGGCGAGGAACCCGACATCGACCCCGCGACGGTCACCACCCTGTACCGGGCCGCGCAGGAGGCGGTGACGAACGCACGCCGCCACGGCGAGGCCCGGCACGTGCGGGTTTCGGTCACCTTCGGCGCCGCGACCAGGCTGGTCGTCACCGACGACGGCCGCGGCTTCGACACCGGCGAGCCGCGGTCCGGATACGGCCTGCTCAGCCTGCGGGAACGCGCCGCGCTCGTCGGCGGCACCGTGACCGTGGACAGCGCGCCGGGCACCGGGACGAGGGTCACGGTGACCGTGCCGTGA
- a CDS encoding response regulator transcription factor produces the protein MNVRVLVVDDQRLVREGIASLLDIQEGIAVVGTAATGREAIEQTLALGPDVVLMDVRMPEMDGVDAVAVLRRRVPGCRVVMLTTFDDEEYVVQALRAGAAGYLLKDLPAAELAESVRLAHAGVTQLDQAAARHVAAALSAHPAAPEALTGRETEVLRMVATGATNREIAARLFLSEGTVKNHISRILGRLGLRDRTQAAVYARDRGLI, from the coding sequence GTGAACGTCCGGGTGCTCGTGGTCGACGACCAGCGGCTGGTCCGCGAGGGGATCGCGTCCCTGCTGGACATCCAGGAAGGCATCGCGGTGGTCGGCACGGCGGCCACCGGCCGGGAGGCGATCGAGCAGACGCTGGCGCTCGGCCCGGACGTGGTGCTGATGGACGTGCGGATGCCGGAGATGGACGGCGTCGACGCGGTCGCCGTGCTGCGCCGCCGCGTCCCGGGCTGCCGCGTGGTGATGCTGACGACGTTCGACGACGAGGAGTACGTCGTGCAGGCGCTGCGGGCCGGCGCGGCCGGCTACCTCCTGAAGGACCTCCCGGCCGCGGAACTGGCCGAATCGGTCCGGCTGGCGCACGCCGGCGTCACCCAGCTCGACCAGGCGGCGGCCCGGCACGTCGCCGCGGCGCTGTCGGCCCACCCGGCCGCCCCGGAGGCGCTGACCGGCCGGGAGACGGAGGTACTGCGGATGGTCGCGACCGGGGCGACGAACCGGGAGATCGCGGCGAGGCTGTTCCTCAGCGAGGGCACGGTGAAGAACCACATCTCCCGCATCCTCGGCCGCCTCGGCCTGCGCGACCGCACGCAGGCGGCCGTCTACGCCCGCGACCGGGGCCTCATCTGA
- a CDS encoding GntR family transcriptional regulator, with amino-acid sequence MVDRTSGVPAFRQVAADLREKIVSGQFAPGAKLPSEHDLVEAYGVSRPTVREAVDVLRGEGLVTSEHGRGVFVRPPASIQRIARSRLSRDAREGNRGAFLADAAAGGFTPSTSVKIRFEPADTRVAGHLAIAEGNEVTVRDRVMRADGLVVQLAVSRLRRELTRGTAIEDIDTGSGGTYARLEEAGHAIGSFAEHVGARMPTPAEATQLQLAGGVPVITVTRVAYADDGTPLEMNDMVLAADRYELSYEWPAD; translated from the coding sequence ATGGTCGATCGAACAAGTGGAGTCCCAGCCTTCCGCCAGGTCGCGGCCGATCTCCGCGAGAAGATCGTCTCCGGCCAGTTCGCACCCGGCGCGAAGTTGCCCAGCGAACACGATCTCGTCGAGGCGTACGGCGTCTCGCGACCGACGGTCCGCGAAGCCGTCGACGTGCTACGCGGCGAAGGCCTGGTCACCTCGGAGCACGGACGCGGCGTCTTCGTGCGCCCGCCTGCCAGCATTCAGCGGATCGCCCGATCGCGACTGTCTCGCGACGCACGCGAGGGAAACCGCGGCGCCTTCCTCGCCGACGCCGCAGCAGGCGGGTTCACACCGTCGACGTCCGTCAAGATCCGGTTCGAGCCCGCCGATACGCGCGTCGCCGGCCATCTCGCCATAGCCGAGGGGAACGAGGTCACCGTGCGCGACCGCGTGATGCGCGCCGACGGGCTGGTGGTCCAGCTGGCGGTGTCGCGCCTCCGGCGCGAGCTGACGCGCGGCACCGCCATCGAGGACATCGACACCGGGTCGGGCGGCACGTACGCGCGTCTGGAGGAGGCCGGCCACGCGATCGGCTCGTTCGCCGAGCACGTCGGAGCGCGGATGCCGACACCCGCCGAGGCAACGCAACTCCAGCTCGCCGGCGGCGTGCCGGTTATCACCGTCACCCGCGTCGCGTACGCAGACGACGGCACACCGCTGGAGATGAACGACATGGTGCTCGCGGCCGACCGCTACGAGCTGTCGTACGAGTGGCCCGCCGACTAG
- the fabG gene encoding beta-ketoacyl-ACP reductase — protein MARSVLVTGGNRGIGLAIARDLAEQGHRVAVTHRGSGAPDGLFGVQADVTDTEQVDAAFKLVEEHQGPVEVLVSNAGLTDDTLLMRMSDEQFERVVDANLTGAFRVAKRASRGMLRGKWGRFVFVSSVVALSGSAGQANYAASKAGLVGFARSLARELGSRNITSNVVAPGFVHTDMTGELPEARKKEILAQVPAGRYAEPSEIAAAVRYLASEEAGYVNGAVLPIDGGLGLGH, from the coding sequence GTGGCACGGTCGGTTCTGGTCACCGGGGGCAACCGGGGCATCGGTCTGGCGATCGCCCGGGACCTCGCCGAGCAGGGGCACCGGGTCGCCGTCACGCACCGTGGTTCGGGGGCGCCCGACGGTCTCTTCGGGGTCCAGGCGGACGTCACGGACACCGAGCAGGTCGACGCCGCCTTCAAGCTCGTCGAGGAACACCAGGGGCCGGTCGAGGTACTCGTCTCCAACGCCGGGCTGACCGACGACACGCTGCTGATGCGGATGAGCGACGAGCAGTTCGAACGCGTCGTCGACGCCAACCTCACCGGGGCCTTCCGGGTCGCCAAGCGGGCCTCCCGCGGCATGCTGCGCGGCAAGTGGGGCCGGTTCGTCTTCGTCTCCTCGGTCGTCGCCCTCTCCGGCTCGGCCGGCCAGGCCAACTACGCCGCGTCGAAGGCCGGGCTGGTCGGGTTCGCGCGCTCGCTGGCCCGTGAGCTCGGCTCGCGCAACATCACCTCGAACGTCGTCGCGCCCGGGTTCGTCCACACCGACATGACCGGCGAACTGCCCGAGGCGCGCAAGAAGGAAATCCTCGCGCAGGTGCCTGCCGGCCGGTACGCCGAGCCGTCGGAGATCGCCGCCGCCGTGCGGTACCTGGCCTCCGAGGAAGCCGGCTACGTCAACGGCGCCGTGCTGCCCATCGACGGCGGCCTCGGCCTCGGCCACTGA
- the fabI gene encoding enoyl-ACP reductase FabI has protein sequence MPGLLEGKRLLITGIITDASLAFHAAKIAQQEGAKVVLTGFGRMSLVERIAKRLPEEAPVIELDVTNQEHLDGLADKVREHVDGLDGVLHSIGFAPQTCLGAPFMDAPAEDVKTAIEISTYSYMSLAKACLPLLGRGSSYVGMDFDARVAWPVYNWMGVAKAGLESVNRYLAKELGPQGIRVNLVSAGPMKTMAAKSIPGFVDLEDGWGERAPLGWDSTDPDPVAKSVCAVLSDWLPATTGSMIMVDGGVHFLGV, from the coding sequence GTGCCCGGACTGCTCGAAGGCAAGCGCCTGCTGATCACCGGCATCATCACCGACGCGTCGCTCGCCTTCCACGCGGCCAAGATCGCGCAGCAGGAGGGCGCCAAGGTCGTGCTCACCGGCTTCGGCCGCATGTCGCTGGTCGAGCGCATCGCCAAGCGGCTGCCCGAAGAGGCCCCGGTGATCGAGCTGGACGTCACCAACCAGGAACACCTCGACGGCCTCGCCGACAAGGTCCGCGAGCACGTCGACGGCCTCGACGGCGTGCTGCACTCGATCGGCTTCGCCCCGCAGACCTGCCTCGGCGCGCCGTTCATGGACGCGCCGGCCGAGGACGTCAAGACCGCGATCGAAATCTCGACGTACTCGTACATGTCGCTGGCGAAGGCCTGCCTGCCGCTGCTCGGCCGCGGATCCTCGTACGTCGGCATGGACTTCGACGCGCGCGTCGCGTGGCCGGTCTACAACTGGATGGGCGTCGCGAAGGCCGGGCTCGAGTCGGTCAACCGGTACCTGGCCAAGGAGCTGGGGCCGCAGGGCATCCGCGTCAACCTCGTCAGCGCCGGCCCGATGAAGACGATGGCCGCGAAGTCCATCCCGGGCTTCGTCGACCTGGAGGACGGCTGGGGCGAGCGTGCGCCGCTCGGCTGGGACAGCACCGACCCGGACCCGGTGGCGAAGAGCGTCTGCGCGGTCCTGTCGGACTGGCTCCCCGCCACCACCGGCTCGATGATCATGGTCGACGGCGGGGTCCACTTCCTCGGCGTCTGA
- a CDS encoding Cmx/CmrA family chloramphenicol efflux MFS transporter — translation MPLAVFVLGLSVFALGTSEFMITGLLPGMAADLHVSIPDAGLLISAFAIGMVVGAPLLAIGTLRLPRRRTLLALLGVFAVAHVVGALAEGYALLFATRVIAALACAGFWAVALATTIALVPAERRGRGMAVLVGGLTVANIAGVPAGTFLGQHAGWRTAFWAVTVVTLVAVAGVALLVPETTGGPLSLRGELRLYRRGRVWLALGVIALCQAMIFAAFSYLAPLLTETDGLPGEWVPGVLALFGVGALIGISAGGRLADRRPFATLYGCLALALAALLVLALTTDALVAVAAVLVFGVAAFGANPALNLRAFQAAGDAPTLVGASTTSAFNVGNTAGPWLGGVAIDAGLGFPSVAWTGIALGVATLAALTVAAVVQRGDDRELVAV, via the coding sequence ATGCCCCTGGCCGTCTTCGTCCTCGGGCTCAGCGTGTTCGCGCTGGGCACGTCCGAGTTCATGATCACCGGCCTGCTCCCCGGCATGGCCGCCGACCTGCACGTGAGCATCCCCGACGCCGGGCTGCTGATTTCGGCGTTCGCCATCGGCATGGTCGTCGGCGCGCCGCTGCTGGCGATCGGGACCCTGCGGCTCCCCCGCCGCCGCACGCTGCTGGCCCTGCTCGGCGTGTTCGCCGTCGCGCACGTCGTCGGCGCGCTGGCCGAGGGGTACGCGCTCCTGTTCGCGACCCGCGTGATCGCGGCGCTCGCCTGCGCCGGGTTCTGGGCCGTCGCGCTGGCGACGACGATCGCGCTCGTGCCCGCCGAGCGGCGCGGGCGCGGGATGGCGGTGCTGGTCGGCGGGCTGACCGTGGCCAACATCGCCGGGGTGCCCGCCGGCACGTTCCTCGGCCAGCACGCGGGCTGGCGGACGGCGTTCTGGGCGGTGACGGTGGTGACGCTGGTGGCGGTCGCGGGCGTGGCGCTGCTGGTGCCGGAGACGACCGGCGGGCCGCTGAGCCTGCGCGGTGAGCTGCGGTTGTACCGGCGGGGCCGGGTCTGGCTCGCCCTCGGGGTGATCGCCCTGTGCCAGGCCATGATCTTCGCCGCGTTCAGCTACCTGGCGCCGTTGCTGACCGAGACCGACGGCCTGCCCGGCGAGTGGGTGCCGGGGGTGCTCGCGCTGTTCGGCGTCGGCGCGCTGATCGGGATCAGCGCGGGCGGGCGGCTGGCCGACCGGCGGCCGTTCGCGACGCTCTACGGCTGCCTCGCGCTCGCGCTGGCCGCGTTGCTCGTGCTCGCCCTGACCACCGACGCGCTCGTGGCCGTCGCGGCCGTGCTCGTGTTCGGCGTGGCCGCCTTCGGCGCCAACCCGGCGCTGAACCTGCGCGCCTTCCAGGCCGCCGGGGACGCGCCGACGCTCGTCGGGGCCAGCACGACGTCGGCGTTCAACGTCGGCAACACCGCCGGGCCGTGGCTGGGCGGTGTCGCGATCGACGCGGGGCTGGGCTTCCCGAGCGTGGCGTGGACCGGGATCGCCCTCGGCGTGGCCACGCTGGCCGCGCTCACGGTCGCCGCCGTCGTGCAGCGCGGCGACGACCGTGAGCTGGTGGCCGTGTGA
- a CDS encoding TetR/AcrR family transcriptional regulator, which translates to MARPREFDETAAVEKAMHAFWERGYEATSTQHLCEATGLGRSSVYNTFTSKRALFRRSLTHYTGTQLDKRQAILDGPGTAAERLAAVLDSAVDDDLEEHRRGCLVVNTLAELGLPDDEVGAALRADTDRNLAMFAECVREGVLDGSLRDGLDPAAVAEYLLSTTSGLRVMARRGSSRDSMHAVADIALSAITR; encoded by the coding sequence ATGGCCAGGCCACGGGAGTTCGACGAGACCGCCGCCGTCGAGAAGGCGATGCACGCCTTCTGGGAGCGCGGCTACGAAGCCACGTCGACACAGCACCTGTGCGAGGCAACGGGACTCGGCCGCAGCAGCGTCTACAACACGTTCACCAGCAAGCGGGCCCTGTTCCGGCGCTCGCTGACGCACTACACCGGCACCCAGCTGGACAAGCGGCAGGCGATCCTCGACGGCCCGGGCACCGCGGCCGAGCGGCTCGCCGCGGTGCTCGACAGCGCCGTCGACGACGACCTCGAGGAGCACCGCCGCGGCTGCCTGGTGGTCAACACCCTGGCCGAACTGGGCCTGCCCGACGACGAGGTCGGCGCCGCCCTGCGGGCCGACACCGACCGGAACCTCGCCATGTTCGCCGAGTGCGTCCGCGAGGGCGTGCTCGACGGCAGCCTCCGGGACGGCCTCGACCCCGCCGCCGTGGCGGAGTACCTGCTCAGCACCACCTCGGGCCTGCGCGTGATGGCACGCCGGGGTTCGAGCCGCGACAGCATGCACGCCGTCGCCGACATCGCCCTTTCGGCCATCACGCGCTGA
- a CDS encoding ferrochelatase, whose amino-acid sequence MGYDALLWLSFGGPEGPDDVMPFLENVTRGRGVPRERLLEVAEHYQHFGGVSPINKLNRDAMAAVEKQLAAAGMALPVHFGNRNWHPMVEDTLASLTAEGAKRVLVFPTSAYGGYSACRQYDEDIERARAAVGPEAPELVKLRQFFDHPLFVSAVADGVRAAHASLGNQPGVRTVFTAHSVPDSADRASGPPAEGGHRYSRQIAEAARLVAAEAGIAEYDVVWQSRSGPPQVPWLEPDIVDHIDALHEAGVPGVVVSPIGFVSDHLEVIWDLDNEAAERAAEHGMAFARAATAGSDPRFAELVVELIREHTHGVEPRKLSPFPAAGCTVNGAPCAIGCCEPAKRPAR is encoded by the coding sequence GTGGGATACGACGCGTTGCTGTGGCTTTCGTTCGGCGGCCCGGAAGGGCCCGACGACGTCATGCCGTTCCTCGAGAACGTCACCAGGGGCCGGGGGGTGCCGCGCGAGCGGCTGCTGGAGGTCGCCGAGCACTACCAGCACTTCGGCGGGGTTTCGCCGATCAACAAGCTGAACCGCGACGCGATGGCCGCGGTCGAGAAGCAGCTCGCGGCGGCCGGCATGGCGCTGCCGGTGCACTTCGGCAACCGCAACTGGCACCCGATGGTCGAGGACACCCTGGCGTCGCTGACCGCGGAGGGCGCGAAGCGCGTCCTGGTGTTCCCCACGAGCGCGTACGGCGGCTATTCGGCGTGCCGCCAGTACGACGAGGACATCGAGCGCGCCCGCGCGGCGGTCGGCCCCGAGGCACCGGAACTGGTGAAGCTCCGCCAGTTCTTCGACCACCCACTGTTCGTCTCGGCGGTCGCCGACGGCGTGCGCGCGGCCCACGCGTCGCTCGGGAACCAGCCGGGCGTCCGCACGGTGTTCACCGCGCATTCGGTGCCGGACAGCGCGGATCGCGCCTCGGGCCCGCCCGCGGAAGGCGGCCACCGCTACTCGCGCCAGATCGCCGAGGCGGCCCGCCTGGTGGCGGCCGAGGCGGGCATCGCGGAGTACGACGTCGTCTGGCAGTCGCGGTCCGGGCCGCCGCAGGTGCCGTGGCTGGAGCCGGACATCGTCGACCACATCGACGCGCTGCACGAGGCGGGCGTGCCGGGCGTGGTCGTGTCGCCGATCGGGTTCGTGTCCGACCACCTCGAGGTGATCTGGGACCTGGACAACGAGGCGGCGGAACGCGCGGCCGAGCACGGAATGGCCTTCGCCCGCGCGGCGACCGCGGGCAGCGACCCGCGGTTCGCCGAACTGGTGGTGGAGCTGATCCGCGAGCACACCCACGGCGTGGAGCCGCGCAAGCTGTCGCCGTTCCCGGCAGCGGGCTGCACGGTCAACGGCGCCCCCTGCGCGATCGGCTGCTGCGAGCCGGCGAAGCGCCCGGCCCGGTAG
- a CDS encoding ATP-binding protein: protein MNAVPDALPRTAGALRAAGYEPRPIAREIHDNLLTALKNGEDAWPGIVGFSRTVLPQLERALLAGHDVVLLGERGQGKTRLLRTLAGLLDEWTPVIEGSELGEHPLQPITPASIRRAAELGDGLPVAWRHRSERYTEKLATPDTSVGDLIGDVDPVKVAEGRSLGDPETIHFGLVPRAHRGIVAINELPDLAERIQVALLNVMEERDIQVRGYTLRLPLDVLLVATANPEDYTNRGRIITPLKDRFGAEIRTHYPLDVEAEVAVVRQEANLVAEVGEPLLEVLARFVRNLRESTVIDQRSGVSARFAVAAAETVAAAALRRSALTGEEPAVARPVDLDAVPSVLRGKIEFEPGEEGREIEHLVHLLRMAIAETARDRFAGLDLRPLADAVGEGHLVSTGERVPGKDVLEALPELPVLHEVAQRAGVAADEPAGRIAAAVELALEMLFLSRRLAKDSDDATTVYGR, encoded by the coding sequence GTGAACGCTGTTCCAGACGCTCTTCCCCGCACCGCCGGGGCCCTGCGCGCGGCCGGGTACGAGCCGCGCCCGATCGCCCGCGAGATCCACGACAACCTGCTGACCGCCCTCAAGAACGGCGAAGACGCCTGGCCCGGCATCGTCGGCTTCTCCCGCACCGTGCTGCCGCAGCTGGAGCGCGCGCTGCTGGCCGGCCACGACGTCGTCCTGCTCGGCGAACGCGGCCAGGGCAAGACCCGCCTGCTGCGCACCCTCGCCGGCCTGCTCGACGAGTGGACGCCCGTCATCGAGGGCTCCGAGCTGGGCGAACACCCGCTGCAGCCGATCACGCCCGCGTCGATCCGGCGTGCCGCGGAGCTCGGCGACGGCCTGCCGGTGGCCTGGCGCCACCGCTCCGAGCGCTACACCGAAAAGCTCGCCACGCCGGACACCTCCGTCGGCGACCTGATCGGCGACGTCGACCCGGTGAAGGTGGCCGAGGGCCGCAGCCTGGGCGACCCCGAGACGATCCACTTCGGCCTCGTCCCGCGCGCCCACCGCGGCATCGTCGCCATCAACGAGCTGCCCGACCTCGCCGAGCGCATCCAGGTCGCGCTGCTCAACGTGATGGAGGAGCGCGACATCCAGGTTCGCGGCTACACGCTGCGGCTGCCCCTGGACGTCCTGCTCGTCGCCACCGCGAACCCCGAGGACTACACCAACCGCGGCCGGATCATCACCCCGCTGAAGGACCGCTTCGGCGCCGAGATCCGCACGCACTACCCCCTCGACGTCGAAGCCGAGGTCGCGGTCGTCCGGCAGGAGGCCAACCTCGTCGCCGAAGTCGGCGAGCCGCTGCTGGAAGTCCTCGCCCGGTTCGTCCGGAACCTCCGGGAATCCACGGTGATCGACCAGCGCTCCGGCGTCTCGGCGCGGTTCGCCGTCGCCGCCGCGGAAACCGTGGCGGCCGCCGCCCTGCGGCGCTCGGCGCTCACGGGTGAAGAGCCCGCGGTGGCGCGCCCGGTCGACCTCGACGCCGTGCCGTCGGTGCTGCGCGGCAAGATCGAGTTCGAGCCCGGCGAGGAAGGCCGCGAGATCGAGCACCTCGTGCACCTGCTGCGGATGGCGATCGCGGAGACCGCCCGCGACCGGTTCGCCGGCCTCGACCTGCGGCCGCTGGCCGACGCGGTCGGCGAAGGCCACCTGGTGTCCACCGGCGAGCGCGTGCCGGGCAAGGACGTCCTCGAAGCCCTGCCGGAACTGCCGGTGCTGCACGAGGTCGCCCAGCGTGCCGGGGTCGCCGCCGACGAGCCCGCCGGGCGGATCGCGGCCGCCGTCGAACTCGCCCTCGAAATGCTGTTCCTGTCGCGAAGGCTCGCGAAGGACTCCGACGACGCGACGACCGTCTACGGCCGATGA